From the genome of Arthrobacter sp. ERGS1:01:
CAGGTCCTCGAACGCCTCGGGGTCGATCAGCCAGGTGCCGGCGCCTTCGCGGCGGATCTGCACCAGGAAGGCGCGCTGGCCGTAGCGGAAGCCGGAGGCCCGTTCGGTGTCCACGCCGGCGGGTCCGTGGCCGGCGGCCAGGGCCGCGGCGCAGCGCTTGAGTGCGGGTTCGGTGGTGATGACGTCGGGGATGCCTTCGCGCGGCATGTCCAGTTCCACGAGCGTCGGCAGGTCCTCGAGGTCCACGCGGACGCCGTCGATGACCACGTGGGTCAGGGGGGAGTCGTCGAGGGTGGTGATGAGGGCTGCGGCGCCCTTGGCTTGGCCGGGAATTTTCAAATCGGTGGACTTTTTACTGCGTGCGCGGCTGTGTGCGGTGGTTTCTGGCGTGGTCATGATGCCTCCAGTCTAGCGAACCGGCCCCGGTTGGCGTCGACCACGCGTCGGGGGTCCGGCGGGAGTCAGGGCTGGCGGCGGCGCTGGGGCAGCAGCGTCACGCCGTCGGGCACCGGCGGCAGCCCGGCAAAGGTGCACACCATCTGCGACCATGCCTCAAGATGGGCCTGGACGGAGGGTCCCACGGGTGTCCAGGACGCCCGCAACTCAATGTCGACGGCGTCCGGGCGGGCGGCCAGGGTTCCGTAACTTTCGGACAGGATTCGGGTGGCCGTGCCGCCCGCGGAGCGGTGCTCGGCGCCGTGCTCATCCAGGGCCTCCACAAGCCACGCCCACGCCACATTGCCCAGCAGGGCGTCGTTGCCGATGTCCGGTTCCAGCTGGGCCCGGATGTAAGTGACGATCCGGAAGGTGCCCTCCCACAGGGAGGAGCCGTCGGGGTCGTGGAGCAGGATGAAGCGTCCGGTGGCCTGTTCCTCGCCGTCGAGAATCACCTCGGCGCCCAGGGCGGCCCCGTACGGGGCCAGCCTGGTCGGTGCCGGGATCTCCTCAAGCTTCAATTCGGTCCGTTTTTGCGCGGCACGAAGCGAGGCAAGGGCGGCCTGGAAGTCAGCTGGAAGCTGCGGTTGTGAGCTCACCATCGCAGATTATGGGGTGTACGCCACATTCCGCCGCAGGCGCGCCGCGCCGCTCAGGCGCCGAGTTCGGCCCGGATCGCGGCGACAAAAGCGTCGATGTCCGCCTCCGTCGTGTCGAAGGAACACATCCAGCGCACCTCGCGGGCGGCCTCGTTCCAATCGTAGAAGCGGAACACGGTGCGCAGCCGGTCGGCCACCCCCTCGGGGAGGATCGCGAACACGCCGTTGGACTCGGTGGGCTGGGTGGCCCGGACGCCGGGAATTTCGTCGACGGCGGCACGCAGTTTCGCGGCCATGGCGTTGGCGTGGCCGGCGGACTTGAGCCACAGATCGTCCTCGAACATGGCCAGCAGCTGGGCGGAGATGAAGCGCATCTTGGAGGCCAGCTGCATGTTCATCTTGCGCAGGTAGATCAGGCCGTCGGCGGCCTCCGGGTTCAGCGCCACGATGGCTTCGCCGAACATGATCCCGTTCTTGGTGCCGCCAAAGGACAGCACGTCCACGCCGGCGTCGGAGGTGAATTCGCGCAGGGGCACGTTCAGGGATGCGGCGGCGTTGGCCAGCCGGGCACCGTCCATGTGGACCTTCATCCCGAGGGAGTGGGCGTGGTCGCAGATCGCCTTGACCTCGGCGGGCGTGTAGCAGGTGCCCAGCTCGGTGGTCTGGGTGATGGAGACGGCCAGCGGCTGGGCGCGGTGCTCGTCGCCAAAGCCCCAGGCTTCCTTGTCGATCAGCTCCGGGGTCAGTTTGCCGTCGGTGGTCGGCACGGACAGCAGCTTCATGCCGCCCACGCGTTCCGGCGCGCCGTTTTCGTCGCAGTTGATGTGCGCCGTGGTGGCACAGACCACGGCGCCCCAGCGCGGCAACAGCGACATCAGGGCCGTGACGTTGGCGCCGGTGCCGTTGAACACGGGGAAAACATCGACCTTCTTGCCGAACAGCTCGGACATGACCTCGTGCAGGCGGGCGGTGTAGGCGTCCTCGCCGTACGCCACCTGGTGGCCGTCGTTGGCGGCGGCCAGGGCTGCCAGCACCTCCGGGTGGACGCCGGAGTAGTTATCCGAGGCGAAGCTGCGCACGGCGGGGTCGTGCAGGCGTGCGGAGGTGGAAATCGTGTCAGTAGTCACTGCAAAACCTTCTAGGAGAGTACGATTCGCGAGCCGTTGAGGGCACTCGCGGGAGTGGAAAAGAGCCCCACCACAGTGTGCCCCAAATCGGCGACATCGGTGAAACCCGGAAAGGAGCGTTCGGGGGACGCGGCACGCATGGCCGGATCTACCAGGGCCTTCACCGCGAGCACGACGGCGGCTGGCCCGGTTTCGCCACCGGCTGCAGATGCCAGCCCCGCGGCGATGGCCTGGACCCAGGCCTCCGCGGCGGCCTTGACGGCAACGT
Proteins encoded in this window:
- a CDS encoding DUF3000 domain-containing protein, with translation MVSSQPQLPADFQAALASLRAAQKRTELKLEEIPAPTRLAPYGAALGAEVILDGEEQATGRFILLHDPDGSSLWEGTFRIVTYIRAQLEPDIGNDALLGNVAWAWLVEALDEHGAEHRSAGGTATRILSESYGTLAARPDAVDIELRASWTPVGPSVQAHLEAWSQMVCTFAGLPPVPDGVTLLPQRRRQP
- a CDS encoding threonine aldolase family protein → MTTDTISTSARLHDPAVRSFASDNYSGVHPEVLAALAAANDGHQVAYGEDAYTARLHEVMSELFGKKVDVFPVFNGTGANVTALMSLLPRWGAVVCATTAHINCDENGAPERVGGMKLLSVPTTDGKLTPELIDKEAWGFGDEHRAQPLAVSITQTTELGTCYTPAEVKAICDHAHSLGMKVHMDGARLANAAASLNVPLREFTSDAGVDVLSFGGTKNGIMFGEAIVALNPEAADGLIYLRKMNMQLASKMRFISAQLLAMFEDDLWLKSAGHANAMAAKLRAAVDEIPGVRATQPTESNGVFAILPEGVADRLRTVFRFYDWNEAAREVRWMCSFDTTEADIDAFVAAIRAELGA